The Pimelobacter simplex genomic sequence GCGGCGGTGCGGGCCGGATGAGCACCTGGGAGACCTGGCTGGCGGCCGAGGCCGCGGCCCGCGAGGACGCCGGTCTCACCCGCCGGCTGCGGGCCCGCGCGGCCGACGACCCGACCATCGACCTGGCGGGCAACGACTACCTCGGCCTCGCGCGCGACGCCGGGGTACGCCGGGCCGCCGCGGACGCTGCGCTGGCCTGGGGGGCCGGCGCCAGCGCCTCGCGGCTGGTCACGGGCACCCTCGGCGTGCACGACGAGCTCGAGCGCGAGCTCGCCGACTACCTCGGCCAGCCGGCGGCGCTCGTGCTCTCGACCGGCTACCACGCCAACCTCGCCGTGGTCACCGCGCTGGCCGACCGCACCACGCGGGTGCTCTCGGACGCGCACATCCACGCCTCGCTCGTCGACGCCGTGCGGCTCTCGCGGGCGCGGCTGAGCGTCGTACCGCACAGCGACGTGGACGCGGTCCGGGCCGGTCTCCGCGCCGCCGCGGCCGACGGCGAGCGCGCGATCGTGCTGGCCGAGTCGGTCTACTCGGTGCTCGGCGACGCCGCGCCGCTCGTCGAGCTCGCCGACCTCTGCGCCGAGCACGACGCCCTGCTGGTGGTCGACGAGGCGCACGGCCTCGGCGTGCACGGACCCGGGCTCGTGGCCACCCTCGGGCTCGCCGGCCTCCCCCATGTCGTCGTCACCGCGACCCTGTCGAAGTCGCTCGGCGCCCAGGGCGGCGCGGTCCTCGGCTCCCCCGCCCTGCGCGACCACCTGGTCAACCGGGCCCGGCCCTTCATCTTCGACACCGGCCTGGCCCCCGCGCCCACCGCCGGTGCGCTCGCCGCGCTCCGCACGCTGCGCGACCGGCCCGCGCTGGGCGCCACGGTCCGCAGCCGGGTCGCCGAGCTCGCCGACGTCCTGGGCGTGGCCGCACCGGCGGGCGCGGTCCTGTCGGTACCGATGTCCTCACCCCAGGCGGCCGTCGCCGCCCAGGCCGCCGCGCTGGAGGCCGGGCTGCGCGTCGGCTGCTTCCGGCCGCCCTCGGTGCCCGACGGCATCTCGCGGCTGCGGATCACCGCCAGCGCCGGCGTACCGGACGACGACTGGGCGCGCGCCGTCGCCACCCTCGCCGCCCTCGTCAAGGAGCACCAGTGACCGCGGCCCGGGTCGTCGTCGTGACCGGCACCGACACCGGCGTGGGCAAGACCATCGCGACCGCCGCGCTCGCCGCCCGGGCCCAGGCCGAGGGACAGCGCGTCCTGGTCGTGAAGCCCGTCCAGACCGGGATCGGCGGCGCCGACCCCGACCCCCACGACGTCGACACGGTCGCCGCGCTCACCGGCGCCGACGTCCTCGAGCTCGCCGCCCTCGACGAGGCGCTCGCGCCCGACACCGCCGCCCGCCGGGCCGGAGCGCCGCTGCCGACGGTCGCGGACCACGCCGGCCGGATCCGCGCCCTGGCCGCGTCGGGCGAGCACGACCTCGTCCTGGTCGAGGGGGCCGGCGGCCTGCTCGTCCGGCTCGACCTGGACGACGGCACGCTGCTCGACCTCGCCGTGACCCTCGGCGCCGACGTCGTGGTCGTCGCCCGGGCCGGGCTGGGCACCCTCAACCACACCGAGCTCACCGTCGCGGCGCTCCGCGCGCGCGGCGTCGTCCCGCTGGGCGTCGTCA encodes the following:
- a CDS encoding 8-amino-7-oxononanoate synthase, yielding MSTWETWLAAEAAAREDAGLTRRLRARAADDPTIDLAGNDYLGLARDAGVRRAAADAALAWGAGASASRLVTGTLGVHDELERELADYLGQPAALVLSTGYHANLAVVTALADRTTRVLSDAHIHASLVDAVRLSRARLSVVPHSDVDAVRAGLRAAAADGERAIVLAESVYSVLGDAAPLVELADLCAEHDALLVVDEAHGLGVHGPGLVATLGLAGLPHVVVTATLSKSLGAQGGAVLGSPALRDHLVNRARPFIFDTGLAPAPTAGALAALRTLRDRPALGATVRSRVAELADVLGVAAPAGAVLSVPMSSPQAAVAAQAAALEAGLRVGCFRPPSVPDGISRLRITASAGVPDDDWARAVATLAALVKEHQ
- the bioD gene encoding dethiobiotin synthase produces the protein MTAARVVVVTGTDTGVGKTIATAALAARAQAEGQRVLVVKPVQTGIGGADPDPHDVDTVAALTGADVLELAALDEALAPDTAARRAGAPLPTVADHAGRIRALAASGEHDLVLVEGAGGLLVRLDLDDGTLLDLAVTLGADVVVVARAGLGTLNHTELTVAALRARGVVPLGVVIGAWPCSPGLAERCNRDDLPRVTGLPVLAVVPEGAGSLLPDAFGEAAPGWFG